In a single window of the Numenius arquata chromosome 22, bNumArq3.hap1.1, whole genome shotgun sequence genome:
- the LOC141474561 gene encoding LOW QUALITY PROTEIN: myelin protein zero-like protein 3 (The sequence of the model RefSeq protein was modified relative to this genomic sequence to represent the inferred CDS: deleted 2 bases in 2 codons) — translation MATGGGHFGAAPPSPAQPAGEPPCCGPERSGMGCGEAAAAGGGFFLLLRGILLLLGVCNALSLEIKVSPKVRAFVGEQVTLKCSFKSSSPITESLTIDWTYRPFTSGQMETIFHYQSVPYPTTVGKFKDRISWVGNVAKGDASIAIQNPVMSDNGTFICSVRNPPDAYHNIPQTMLVVVERGLSFQLTSATLLSILVFLPSIIVVVLLLVRMGRKFGVLKEKKKSGCKKSSIEVSDEPECTEKDSCLGKLRNWCLNCVDTDEEDPY, via the exons ATGGCGACCGGGGGCGGCCATTTTGGGGCGGCT CCGCCCTCACCTGCGCAGCCCGCAGGTGAGCCGCCATGTTGCGGCCCTGAGCGCAGC GGGATGGGGtgcggcgaggcggcggcggccggcggcggcttcttcctccttctgcGGGGGATCCTGCTTCTGCTCG GTGTCTGCAATGCTCTTTCCCTGGAAATTAAAGTCAGTCCTAAAGTGCGAGCTTTTGTTGGTGAACAAGTGACACTGAAATGTTCATTCAAATCCAGTTCTCCCATCACTGAGAGCCTGACAATAGACTGGACGTACCGGCCTTTCACAAGCGGTCAGATGGAGACA ATTTTTCATTACCAGTCTGTTCCATACCCAACAACAGTGGGCAAGTTCAAAGACAGGATATCCTGGGTTGGGAATGTTGCCAAGGGCGATGCTTCCATTGCTATCCAAAACCCAGTAATGAGTGACAACGGGacgttcatctgcagcgtgaggaACCCTCCAGACGCGTACCATAACATTCCCCAGACGATGCTGGTCGTTGTGGAGAGAG GCCTTTCCTTCCAGCTGACTTCAGCGACGCTGCTCTCCATTTTAGTGTTTCTCCCTTCCATCATCGTGGTTGTTCTCCTGTTGGTAAGGATGGGAAGAAAATTTGGAgtgctaaaggagaaaaaaaaatccggCTGTAAGAAATCCTCCATCGAAGTGTCTGATGA aCCTGAATGTACGGAGAAAGACAGCTGCTTGGGGAAACTCAGAAACTGGTGCCTGAACTGTGTG GACACGGATGAGGAAGACCCGTACTGA